One Mugil cephalus isolate CIBA_MC_2020 chromosome 10, CIBA_Mcephalus_1.1, whole genome shotgun sequence genomic window carries:
- the otogl gene encoding otogelin-like protein, with protein MNLKWTVKRFLLMSFSVSHLLLLEGAQSQLSVAEGRPQRRANALRRKRDLLGEETYRPLLPEGTLSRSILHNYTARDASSEYCGCLNGGWCQEGGVCDCAQFQALGDRCQIIPNQGQDRDGICKSWGQHHYETFDGIYFYFPGTCSYILAQDCHSTTPQYTVWVHNSRVCEGSVYSCPRALSLFFPNEEEIHISGYRVHQGGRRLSLPQTVGSVFIERLADYLLVKSVFGFSLAWDGGTGVYLKMSEEHQGAPCGLCGNFNHLAVDDLTTARGLRTDEPAAFANSWAVDLPHERACPSVDLDFNGPCQSESDMDDAIEKCSALLFFPFLSCHENIDPNPFVASCVSDLCVSDDEETFCRALVEYTRACSHVGYPVREWRDSFPSCNDGCEESFVYRDCISCCPPTCTFEKECLGTNLHCLDGCYCPDGLILQNGTCIAVSQCPCVYHGTSYAQGHVLHQGCSVCVCMGGVWNCTENNCTAECSVVGDVFVTTFDGRMFLQPGACQYVLAKSRSSRFTVTLQYTTCSEQQVCIQSVTVVLDEDVSRQITLTREGEVIIGVNPAPVLPYVDDTVDVRKLTSVFTQLKAGVGLTLHYDGRGGRVYVHVESQWRGQTLGLCGTFNGNLRDDFLSPAGMIEGTPQLHANAWKVSSACVAPVNLPIIDPCEMNQHNVFYASQCDVLLESAFAPCHGYISPNVYQQQCRYQACRCGSSCLCTALAHYAYLCSKHGVNVDFRSHVSECGVVCLGGMLYHSCVSACGRSCRALSTADTCDLDDCAEGCGCPDGTFYDDVRQRCVQLSQCHCYSMGGVSQPGEVTFSASGPCLCRNGKMECVPEEKEPDSVEVGECPEGKVYHSCTEQRGGVACAPTCRNLMLNLTCPPNTPCIPGCVCPPGLVLHHGECYYPENCPCAWLGLEYLPGEIVETPCYKCVCHRGYFNCSYSPCPAVCTVYSDRHYHTFDGLEYDYHSDCQVYLLKGAGETEVSIVAQNKDCYESGIVCMKILVIHVGLTKIYFTDNSGNPSPSTVVGRGSEFELLKAGYYTVVYFSSQDLTILWDRKTTVHIRVGPRWKGLLSGLCGNFDSVTVNDMTTSSHLEVNNAQAFGDSWALGQCESDYLVQRPCEGDLGRQPYAKRECALLYSDVFAPCHNVVDVAWFYRNCLTDTCNCNRGGDCECLCTSIAAYAHKCCQQGVTIHWRSPSVCPFDCEYYNQELGDGPFSLVSAVYNDTMFGVNRTSNSVFPLVKERQGQLPAPGLLFNFMITAGLQKDRTSRVPVVSLESAERPNYFLVVSGRSRLQLERWSRGVDFSRRATFIQHQGLFLPGHAAFELASQPGVFLTLTRTVARAQRYDTSEGFKASSSFTLEESTFVIPYRMMCEWRYQACASPCVHTCSDPDATRCHLLPPVEGCFPRCPKNMVLDEVTRRCVYTEDCVLLPPTPTPFAYVTRSNRTTTAPPTTTTTTTTTTTTTTTRPTTTTTTTTTTTTTTTTTRATTTSSTTVRPTTTTTTPTTPSTLATERVTVPPTPTPSTSPPPPPTTTVTTTTPIPTTTLSTTETTPEATTVTTTTVTSAMPSTVPTEVTTVLSTSPPPPSTLPSTPPPPTTVTTPVPTSPLTSPPPPPTSPTTQPPPTTAFTTAPTTVVPETTTKPTTPEDTTVAVETTTPTDTSAAPETTTAPVTTTIEPTTEPVTTEIITSPDTSPTTEETSTTQPFILPTTPCTPPYSYRIDECAELICFNGELLLHNSSLHCRYNTTAPQCSLLGLPILINTDPCCPLWQCPCRCTVMSDLRVITFDGNNVALYDNGSYILVSLPRETIIGTVEKCPTSQSVNSIRRPSPTGGTSGLCFKKLNITTSSFRIIINRLDRKVLVNYRPVRLPFSRHSLYVEDTGSMYLIHTPGGVSMQWYHSTGIMVLQYIATYNASVPTRGLCGCCDGNPEDDLKLPNGTVVREVGDMMVFLHAWRVQTTDDTEHTRRVGDNCTTGDCSTCLSMLRQRAFTPCHSKVSPEQFCDIMWAGDLHYKDHQCDFLAAYVAVCYTHQVCISWRRHNFCPLRCPPGKEYQPCVSTCTSRTCLNREYYEETTCSFIREECVCRSGTILHRADSPYCVTEDRCVCTDNEGNPRAPGEVWNGSARSCCLYKCMENGSVVAVEPECSSVQTPLCEREGEYVLDVLEEGACCPKKICECNMTICDSDAPPCDNGNRLVIGYSTLSCCPDYRCECDPMVCPPVSAPDCREDQFLVEVRGQKSCCYSYLCVCESCIEPVPSCSHGEILAVDLNTTSSCCPQYHCVCDVSLCPESSVSCASGLSLVQTAVPGHCCPQYHCECQCEDSSLPVCQVGEVLVEAPDSSTDCGCPQHTCQKAEVCLFQGVTVLSPGQSLVQYFEREMCYTVKCLHHRDPDSGFYAMEIASVNCSQKCGPHQVYVPSTDPQVCCGSCKNISCTFTNENGTAELFTAGSSWVENCTRYDCMETTIGAVILASGVVCPPFNDTECTQSGGVVQSYVDGCCKTCKEDGKTCKRVAIRTTIRKDDCRSNAPVTVYSCDGKCPSATIFNFNINSHARFCKCCRESGLQTRSVSLYCSRNATVVDYNFQEPLDCSCQWN; from the exons ATGAACTTGAAGTGGACAGTGAAACGATTTCTTCTTATGTCGTTTTCAGTCTCCCACTTACTGTTACTTGAGG GAGCTCAGAGCCAACTTTCAGTGGCAGAAGGAAGACCACAGAG aaggGCTAATGCACTTCGGAGGAAACGGGATCTCCTCGGGGAGGAG ACATATAGGCCGCTGCTGCCGGAGGGTACTCTGTCACGCAGCATTTTGCACAACTACACAGCCAGAGATGCCTCTTCAG AATATTGCGGCTGTCTCAATGGCGGCTGGTGTCAGGAGGGCggtgtgtgtgactgtgctCAATTCCAGGCACTGGGAGACCGCTGCCAGATCA TACCTAACCAGGGCCAGGACAGAGACGGGATCTGCAAGTCGTGGGGTCAACACCACTATGAAACATTTGATGGAATATACTTCTACTTTCCTGGAACCTGCTCTTATATTCTGGCTCAGGACTGCCACTCAACTACACCGCAGTACACAGTGTGG GTTCACAACAGCAGAGTGTGTGAGGGGAGTGTGTATTCGTGTCCCAGAGCTCTCAGCCTGTTCTTCCCAAATGAGGAGGAGATCCACATCTCTGGATACCGGGTCCACCAGGGCGGtcgcag GCTAAGTCTTCCTCAGACCGTAGGCAGTGTCTTTATTGAACGACTGGCCGATTACCTGCTCGTGAAGAGCGTGTTCGGCTTCTCTTTGGCGTGGGACGGGGGCACGGGCGTCTACCTGAAGATGAGCGAAGAGCACCAGGGCGCTCCGTGTGGCCTGTGTGGGAACTTCAACCACCTTGCTGTCGATGACCTCACCACCGCCCGCG GCCTTCGGACGGACGAGCCAGCGGCGTTTGCGAACAGCTGGGCCGTGGACCTGCCTCATGAGAGAGCCTGTCCCTCAGTGGACCTCGACTTCAACGGGCCCTGCCAGTCTGAGTCAGACATGGAC GATGCCATAGAGAAATGCAGCGCCCTTCTCTTCTTCCCGTTTTTGTCATGTCATGAAAACATCGACCCGAATCCCTTTGTCGCCAGCTGCGTCTCTGACCTCTGTGT cTCTGATGATGAGGAAACGTTTTGTCGAGCCTTGGTTGAGTACACCCGGGCGTGCTCACACGTTGGATATCCTGTAAGGGAGTGGAGAGACAGCTTCCCTTCGTGCA aTGACGGCTGCGAGGAGAGTTTTGTGTACCGAGACTGTATCAGTTGCTGTCCGCCCACCTGCACATTTGAGAAAGAATGTCTGGGCACCAACCTGCATTGTCTGGATGGCTGCTACTGCCCTGATG GTCTTATCCTACAGAACGGAACATGCATCGCTGTTTCTCAGTGTCCATGCGTTTACCACGGAACGTCATACGCACAAGGGCACGTGCTTCACCAGGGCTGCAGCGTTTG CGTGTGCATGGGAGGAGTGTGGAACTGCACCGAAAACAACTGCACAG CGGAGTGCTCAGTGGTAGGGGACGTTTTCGTCACGACATTCGACGGCAGGATGTTTCTCCAGCCAGGGGCGTGTCAGTACGTCTTGGCGAAGAGCCGCAGCAGCAGGTTCACCGTCACGCTGCAGTACACCACCTGTTCAGAG CAGCAGGTGTGTATCCAGTCGGTGACGGTGGTGCTGGATGAAGATGTCAGCCGTCAGATCACTTTGACAAGAGAGGGGGAGGTGATAATCGGTGTCAACCCGGCGCCCGTCCTTCCTTACGTCGATG ACACAGTGGACGTGCGGAAGCTGACCTCTGTGTTCACGCAGCTGAAGGCAGGGGTCGGTCTGACGCTGCATTACGATGGTCGAGGCGGGCGGGTCTACGTGCACGTGGAGAGCCAGTGGCGTGGGCAGACGCTGGGCCTCTGCGGGACCTTCAACGGGAACCTGCGAGATGATTTCCT GTCTCCGGCAGGTATGATAGAGGGCACCCCTCAGCTTCACGCTAACGCCTGGAAGGTGTCGTCGGCTTGTGTTGCTCCAGTCAACCTGCCAATTATAGACCCGTGCGAGATGAACCAACACAATG TGTTCTACGCGTCCCAGTGTGACGTGCTTTTGGAGAGTGCGTTCGCTCCGTGTCATGGCTACATCAGTCCGAACGTCTACCAGCAGCAGTGTCGCTATCAGGCCTGCCGCTGCGGGAGTAGCTGCCTGTGCACTGCGCTGGCTCACTACGCGTACCTTTGTTCCAAACATGGAGTCAACGTTGATTTCAGATCACACGTCTCTGAGTGTG GTGTGGTGTGTCTCGGAGGGATGCTGTACCACTCGTGTGTGTCGGCTTGCGGCCGGTCCTGTCGGGCGCTGTCCACCGCCGACACGTGCGACCTTGACGACTGCGCCGAGGGGTGCGGCTGTCCAGACGGCACTTTCTACGACGATGTGCGCCAGCGCTGTGTGCAGCT GTCACAGTGTCACTGTTACTCCATGGGCGGCGTGTCACAGCCAGGGGAGGTGACCTTCAGTGCCTCTGGCCCCTG CCTGTGCAGAAATGGGAAGATGGAGTGTGTGCCAGAGGAAAAAG AGCCAGATAGCGTAGAGGTCGGGGAGTGTCCAGAGGGGAAAGTGTATCACAGCTGCactgagcagagaggaggagtggCCTGCGCGCCGACTTGCCGTAACCTGATGTTGAACCTCACCTGCCCGCCCAACACACCGTGCATCCCCGGCTGTGTCTGCCCTCCTGG GCTGGTGCTTCATCATGGGGAGTGTTACTATCCAGAAAACTGTCCCTGTGCCTGGCTCGGACTCGAATACCTGCCTGGAGAAATTGTGGAGACACCATGCTACAAATG CGTGTGTCACCGCGGCTATTTTAACTGCAGCTACTCCCCGTGTCCGGCTGTGTGTACAGTTTACAGTGACAGACACTACCACACCTTTGACGGCCTCGAGTATGACTACCATTCAGACTGCCAGGTCTACCTGCTTAAA GGTGCAGGAGAAACCGAGGTATCCATTGTTGCCCAAAACAAGGACTGCTATGAGAGCGGCATTGTGTGCATGAAAATACTGGTCATTCATGTGGGACTCACCAAGATCTACTTCACTGACAACTCTGGCAACCCT AGCCCTTCCACCGTTGTGGGTCGAGGGTCAGAGTTTGAGCTGTTGAAAGCGGGCTACTACACCGTGGTCTACTTCTCCAGCCAGGATTTGACCATCCTCTGGGACCGAAAGACAACCGTGCACATCAGAGTTGGACCACGGTGGAAG ggTCTTCTCAGCGGCCTGTGCGGAAATTTCGACAGCGTGACGGTGAACGATATGACCACCTCCAGCCACTTGGAAGTCAATAATGCGCAGGCCTTTGGAGACAGCTGGGCCCTTGGACAG tgtgaaAGTGACTATCTAGTTCAACGACCCTGCGAAGGGGACTTGGGGAGGCAGCCATATGCCAAACGGGAGTGTGCTCTCCTCTACAGCGATGTCTTTGCACCCTGTCACAACGTG GTTGATGTGGCCTGGTTCTATAGGAACTGCCTGACGGACACTTGCAACTGTAACCGTGGGGGAGACTGCGAGTGCCTCTGCACTTCCATCGCCGCGTATGCGCATAAATGCTGTCAACAGGGGGTCACGATACACTGGAGGTCGCCCTCTGTCTGTC CCTTTGACTGTGAATACTATAATCAAG AGCTAGGCGATGGCCCATTTTCCTTGGTGAGTGCTGTGTATAATGACACTATGTTTGGAGTGAATCGCACCAGCAACTCGGTCTTCCCTCTGGTGAAAGAGAGACAAGGGCAGTTGCCGGCCCCAGGCCTACTCTTCAACTTCATGATCACAGCAGGCCTGCAGAAGGACAGAACATCAC GTGTCCCCGTGGTGTCACTGGAGTCTGCCGAGAGGCCGAACTATTTTCTCGTCGTGTCGGGGCGCAGTCGCCTCCAGCTGGAGCGCTGGAGTCGAGGGGTGGATTTCAGCCGCAGGGCGACTTTCATCCAACACCAGGGGCTGTTTCTGCCGGGTCACGCCGCATTTGAGCTTGCCAGCCAGCCGGGAGTGTTTTTGACACTGACACGCACCGTCGCGCGAGCCCAGAGATATGACACCTCGGAGGGCTTCAAAGCAAGCAGCAGCTTCACTCTGGAGG AGAGCACCTTTGTGATACCTTACCGTATGATGTGCGAGTGGCGCTACCAGGCCTGTGCGAGCCCATGCGTCCACACATGCAGTGACCCAGACGCCACACGCTGCCACCTCCTGCCCCC TGTGGAGGGCTGCTTCCCACGTTGTCCCAAGAACATGGTCCTTGACGAGGTCACTAGACGATGTGTCTACACAGAGGACT GTGTGCTCCTCCCCCCGACTCCAACACCATTTGCATATGTGACGCGATCCAATAGAACTACTACTGCAccaccaacaactacaaccacaaccacgACTACaactaccaccaccactacaaggccgacgacgacaacaacaaccactaccaccaccacaaccactaccaccaccactagGGCTACAACCACCTCCTCCACTACTGTCAGGCCCACAACAACCACTACCACTCCCACAACCCCCAGCACATTAGCCACTGAGCGTGTCACCGTTCCGCCCACCCCAACTCCATCCacgtcccctcctcctcctccaaccaccACTGTCACTACTACAACCCCAATACCGACAACCACCCTCAGCACGACCGAAACGACCCCGGAAGCCACGACCGTCACCACTACAACGGTCACGTCAGCAATGCCCTCCACTGTTCCCACCGAGGTCACTACAGTCCTCTCCACCTCACCTCCACCCCCTTCCACCTTgccctccacccctcctcctcccaccactGTTACCACGCCAGTGCCGACATCCCCTCTGACttcccccccgcctcccccgaCATCACCCACCACACAGCCGCCGCCAACCACGGCATTTACGACCGCCCCCACCACAGTTGTACCGGAAACCACCACCAAACCGACCACGCCAGAAGACACAACCGTTGCCGTAGAGACCACAACCCCAACGGACACTTCGGCGGCACCCGagacaaccacagcaccagttACCACAACCATCGAGCCCACTACTGAGCCTGTGACTACAGAAATAATCACAAGCCCCGACACGTCTCCTACCACAGAGGAAACGTCAACAACACAGCCCTTCATCTTGCCAACTACTCCCTGCACA CCCCCGTACTCCTATCGCATCGACGAGTGCGCCGAGCTCATCTGCTTCAACGGAGAGCTGCTGCTCCACAACTCCTCTCTCCACTGTCGCTACAACACCACGGCGCCCCAGTGCAGTCTGCTGGGCCTCCCCATCCTCATCAACACAGACCCCTGCTGTCCGCTGTGGCAGTGCCCGT GTCGCTGCACTGTGATGTCGGACCTGCGCGTGATCACATTTGATGGTAATAACGTGGCCTTGTACGACAACGGCTCCTACATCTTGGTTAGCCTGCCCAGGGAGACTATTATTGGCACCGTGGAGAAATGCCCAACCAGTCAG AGTGTAAACTCCATCCGACGACCA AGTCCTACAGGTGGAACGTCTGGTCTTTGTTTTAAGAAGCTGAACATTACCACGTCCTCCTTCAGAATCATCATCAACCGACTGGATCGAAAG GTATTGGTAAACTACAGACCTGTCAGACTCCCATTCTCGCGCCACTCCCTCTACGTGGAGGACACGGGCAGCATGTACCTGATCCACACACCTGGCGGGGTCAGCATGCAGTGGTATCACAGCACAGGCATTATGGTCCTGCAGTACATCGCTACCTATAATGCATCCGTTCCCACTCGAGGCCTGTGTg GCTGTTGCGATGGGAACCCAGAAGACGACTTGAAGCTGCCCAATGGCACGGTAGTCAGGGAGGTGGGAGACATGATGGTCTTCCTGCACGCGTGGAGGGTCCAGACCACCGATGACACTGAACACACGCGTAGGGTCGGAGACAACTGCACCACCGGGGACTGCTCCACCTGTCTCTCCATGCTCCGCCAGAGAGCCTTCACACCTTGCCACAGCAAG GTGTCTCCGGAGCAGTTCTGTGACATCATGTGGGCGGGGGACCTGCATTACAAGGATCACCAGTGCGACTTTTTAGCGGCTTACGTGGCCGTCTGCTACACGCACCAAGTCTGCATCAGCTGGCGACGACACAACTTCTGCC CATTGCGATGTCCCCCCGGTAAGGAGTATCAGCCGTGTGTGAGCACCTGCACCAGCCGCACCTGTCTGAACAGAGAGTACTACGAGGAGACCACCTGCTCCTTCATCAGGGAGGAGTGCGTGTGTCGCAGCGGAACCATCCTGCACCGGGCCGACTCCCCTTACTGTGTGACCGAGGATCGCTGCG TGTGCACGGACAACGAGGGTAACCCCCGGGCACCGGGCGAGGTGTGGAACGGCTCCGCTCGTAGCTGCTGTCTGTACAAGTGCATGGAGAACGGCTCCGTGGTGGCCGTGGAACCCGAGTGCAGCTCTGTCCAAACGCCGCTGTGCGAAAGAGAGGGAGAGTATGTCCTGGATGTGCTGGAAGAAGGAGCCTGCTGCCCTAAGAAGATCTGTG AGTGCAACATGACCATCTGTGACAGTGACGCTCCACCGTGTGATAACGGGAACAGGCTAGTCATTGGTTACAGCACTCTGTCCTGCTGTCCTGACTATCGATGCG AGTGCGACCCCATGGTATGCCCTCCCGTCTCTGCCCCCGACTGCAGGGAAGATCAGTTCCTTGTGGAGGTTAGGGGGCAAAAATCCTGCTGCTACTCTTACCTTTGTG TGTGTGAGTCATGCATTGAGCCCGTCCCGTCTTGCTCACACGGAGAAATTTTGGCCGTGGATCTAAACACCACCAGCAGCTGCTGCCCGCAGTACCATTGCG TGTGTGATGTCAGTCTGTGCCCCGAATCCTCTGTGAGCTGCGCATCTGGCCTCTCTTTGGTTCAGACGGCTGTTCCCGGGCACTGCTGCCCCCAGTATCACTGTG AATGCCAGTGTGAGGACAGCTCTCTTCCCGTCTGTCAGGTG GGGGAGGTGCTGGTTGAGGCTCCTGACAGTAGCACCGACTGTGGTTGTCCTCAGCACACATGCC AGAAGGCAGAGGTGTGTCTTTTCCAAGGCGTCACAGTTCTGAGCCCCGGCCAGTCCCTGGTTCAGTACTTTGAGAGAGAAATGTGCTACACTGTCAAGTGCCTGCATCACAGAGATCCAGACTCTGGCTTCTACGCCATGGAAATCGCCTCTGTCAACTGTTCCCAAAAATGCGGACCA CACCAGGTGTACGTCCCTTCCACGGACCCTCAGGTTTGCTGTGGCTCGTGTAAAAATATCTCCTGCACTTTCACCAACGAAAACGGGACAGCAGAGCTTTTCACT GCAGGGAGCTCTTGGGTGGAGAACTGCACGCGTTACGACTGCATGGAGACGACAATCGGGGCAGTGATACTTGCTTCTGGGGTGGTTTGCCCACCGTTCAATGATACAGAATGTACTCAG AGCGGTGGTGTTGTCCAGAGCTATGTGGACGGCTGCTGCAAGACAT
- the syt1b gene encoding synaptotagmin-1b — MTGSLRAAASTSSTPTHSPNDTNTPGQKQTGGHNASKFMNELHSIHMPSWAVAALCVVILCVVLSCAVCAWKKCLKKKDKDKEKDKKKGKEKSKGGFDTEMDEGYNKTLKDELKETELSDTEPKEDEKLGRLHFTLDYNFTENTLVVGILQAAELPAMDVGGSSDPYVKLYLLPDKKKKFETKVHRKTLEPSFNETFTFKVPYTELGGKSLVMTVYDFDRFSKHDAIGAVKIPMSGVDFSQSMQEWRDLQKAEKEESEKLGDICLSLRYVPTAGKLTVVILEAKNLKKMDVGGLSDPYAKIHLMQNGKRLKKKKTTIKKNTLNPYYNESFSFEVPCEQIEKVQVAVTVLDYDKIGKNDAIGKVLLGSNSTGTEQRHWADMLANPRRPIAQWHSLKPEDEVNALISSKK, encoded by the exons ATGACAGGGAGCCTACGAGCAGCAGCGAGCACCTCGTCAACCCCGACTCATTCGCCAAATGATACAAACACGCCagggcaaaaacaaacaggaggccACAATGCCAGCAAGTTCATGAATGAACTACACAGCATCCACA tgCCTTCATGGGCTGTCGCTGCCCTCTGCGTGGTGATTCTGTGCGTGGTGCTGTCATGTGCCGTGTGCGCGTGGAAAAAGTGCTTGAAAAAGAAGGACAAGGACAAAGAAAAGGACAAGAAAAAGGGGAAGGAGAAGAGCAAGGGAGGTTTTGACACGGAAATGGATGAAGGTTACAATAAG ACCTTGAAAGACGAACTTAAAGAAACGGAGCTGTCAGATACTGAGCCCAAAGAGGACGAGAAGCTGGGCCGACTGCATTTCACATTAGACTACAACTTCACCGAGAACACG CTGGTGGTAGGCATCTTGCAGGCCGCAGAGCTTCCTGCAATGGATGTGGGAGGCAGCTCTGACCCGTACGTTAAACTCTATCTGCTcccagacaaaaagaaaaagttcgaAACCAAAGTTCACAGGAAGACCCTAGAACCGAGCTTCAATGAAACTTTCACATTTAAG GTACCGTACACTGAGCTGGGCGGGAAGAGTCTGGTGATGACTGTGTACGACTTCGACCGTTTCTCGAAACACGACGCCATCGGAGCTGTGAAGATACCAATGAGCGGCGTGGACTTCAGTCAGTCTATGCAGGAGTGGAGGGATCTGCAGAAggcggagaaggaggag agtgagaaGCTCGGGGACATATGTTTGTCCTTGAGGTATGTGCCTACAGCGGGGAAGCTGACAGTGGTGATTCTTGAGGccaaaaacctgaaaaaaatggATGTGGGTGGATTATCAG ACCCTTATGCGAAGATCCACTTAATGCAGAACGGGAAAAGactcaagaaaaagaaaacaacgaTAAAGAAGAACACTTTGAACCCTTACTACAACGAGTCTTTCAGCTTCGAAGTGCCATGTGAACAAATAGAG AAGGTGCAGGTGGCAGTGACCGTGCTGGACTACGATAAGATTGGGAAGAATGACGCCATCGGGAAGGTGCTGCTGGGCAGTAACAGCACCGGCACCGAGCAACGCCACTGGGCGGACATGCTGGCTAACCCTCGACGGCCAATAGCCCAGTGGCACAGCCTCAAGCCGGAGGATGAAGTGAACGCGCTGATTTCCAGCAAGAAATGA